CATGAAAGCCTTAGCGGATTATATCCATTCCAAAGGTCTAAAATTCGGACTTTATAATTGCGCAGGGGCTACTACATGTGCCGGTTATCCCGGTAGTAGAGGGCATGAATATCAAGACGCACGTACGTATGCATCATGGGATGTCGATTATCTTAAATACGACTGGTGCAATACGGATAAAATAAATGCAGAAAGCGCATACACAACCATGAGAGATGCTTTGTATAAAGCAGGAAGACCTGTCGTTTTTAGTATTTGTGAATGGGGTGATAATGAGCCTTGGAAATGGGCGAAGGACATTGGACATCTATGGCGCGTTACTGGAGATATTATTAATTGTTGGGATTGCGAAGTTGGCCATGGCTCTTGGTCTTCATCAGGTATTTGGAAAATTATTAATATGAGAAAGGATATCCGTAAAGCTGCTGGTCCTGGCCATTGGAACGATTTTGATATGATGGAAGTTGGCAATGGCATGACGGGTGCCGAAGATAGAACTCATTTTGCCATGTGGAGTATGTTGGCGTCACCATTAATTATGGGTAATGATTTAAGAACTGCTTCTAAAGAAACCATAAAAACACTATCCAATAAAGAAGTAATTGCCGTAAATCAAGATAAATTAGGCATTCAAGGATTTCGTTTTACCAATGAAAACAATATGGAAATATGGTTAAAGCCACTTGACAATAATCAATGGGCCATGACTTTTATAAATATGAGTGATAATCCTGTAGATTTTGTTTTTGATTGGAAAAAACATAACATTGGTGATGATGTAAATGGTCGCTATGTAGACATGAAAAAAAACGTTTTTAAAATAAGAGATGTATTCAACCATAAAAATTTAGGGGACACCTCCACCAATTTAAAAGCAAAAATAGAACCTCATGATGTATTGATGGTGACTTTGAAAGAATAATAACTTATATAAACGTGAGTTTGATTCAAACACAAGGATAAATATTACTATTACTGCTAATTATCGCCTTTAGGACAGTCGAAAAGTTCTGAACATCGATAGTTTTTTAGGTTTCGACTACGCTTAACTTAATATTTAAATCCAGCTTCTATAAGCTGAACGTTAAAAAAAAAAAAAAGCTATAAAAAATAGTATGAAGAATATTTATCTCATTTTTTTGTTAATTTATGTGTCTTGCAATTCTAACAAAGAAGATTATAGAGCGCGTCTTGATCTTGAAGGCGCATGGCAATTTTCTCTAGACTCTTTAAATATTGGTATGGAACAGCAATGGTATAATAGCAACTTAAATGATGTTGTTAAATTACCTGGGACTACAGATACCAATCAAAAAGGCATTCACAATAAAGACACGACCACCATGCACCTTAATAGAGTGTATAAATATGAAGGAGTCGCATGGTATCGAAAAAAAGTGGCCGTCCCCAAGAATTTTAACAATAAACATATTCAACTTTTTTTAGAACGCACCAAAGCATCAAAAATATGGATAGACAGTAGTTTTGTTGGAGAATCCAAACTACTTCAATCT
This genomic window from Mariniflexile sp. TRM1-10 contains:
- a CDS encoding glycoside hydrolase family 27 protein; amino-acid sequence: MKKTTILFLLLAMALSHAQKFENLAQTPPLGWNSWNTFGTDINEELVKGIADKFVELGLKDAGYQYIVLDDGWMSKERDANGNLVADPIKFPNGMKALADYIHSKGLKFGLYNCAGATTCAGYPGSRGHEYQDARTYASWDVDYLKYDWCNTDKINAESAYTTMRDALYKAGRPVVFSICEWGDNEPWKWAKDIGHLWRVTGDIINCWDCEVGHGSWSSSGIWKIINMRKDIRKAAGPGHWNDFDMMEVGNGMTGAEDRTHFAMWSMLASPLIMGNDLRTASKETIKTLSNKEVIAVNQDKLGIQGFRFTNENNMEIWLKPLDNNQWAMTFINMSDNPVDFVFDWKKHNIGDDVNGRYVDMKKNVFKIRDVFNHKNLGDTSTNLKAKIEPHDVLMVTLKE